DNA sequence from the Pyxidicoccus xibeiensis genome:
CCCGTCCTCGGACACCTGGAGCTTGCCCTTGATGGAGCCGCTCTCGATGAGCAGTTCGATGGTCGGCAGGGTGAGGGGCCCCCACATGGTGCCCCTGTCGTTGCGGACCCAATACTGCCGGACCTCACCCTCCGCCATGCGCCGCTCGACTCCGTTCGACTGCGTGAAGAGGGAACCCTACCGCTGTCCTCCCGAGGGTCAAAGCAGACGGCGGGGCGGCAGACCCGTACTGCCCGTCAGGGCATCACTCCGTCCAGCGCCGCCAGCCCCAGCGCGGACAGGCACGCCGCGTCCGCCCGCTGCTCGGCCGGCGGGTCGAAGCAGGACACCTCGGTGTCGAACACCTTGCACAGCCCCGCGGGCGTGGCGGCGCAGGCCGCCTTGGAGAACGCGGTGGTACACGCATAGCCACACACCGGACCCGTCTCGCTGTTGCGGCACTCGGGCGCGGGCAGCGTGCGCTTCCACGCACACAGCGCGGCCGGGGACGGGTCGAAGCAGGTGATGCGGCCGCTCGCCAGCTTGCACACGCCCGCCGGCGTCCGGGCACAGCGCACACCCTCCGGTGCATTCACACAGCCATAGCCACACGTCAGCTGCACCCCGTTGCTGATGCAGTCCGCGCGAGGCGTGTCCTTGCCATACACGGCGAACACCACGGCCGGCGGGTCGAAGCACTCCACCTCTCCACCGCGCCCCTTGCACACTCCCGCCGGGGACTTCGCGCACTTCACCCGGCCGGGCTGCGTGGCGCAGTTGTAGCCACACGCCACCACCCCATCGATGTTCTTGCACTCGGGGGCCGGCAGCGCCGCGCCGTAGGCCTTCTGGACGTAGGCCGGCGGGTCGAAGCACACGGCCTGCCCGTCCACCACCTGGCAGTGGCCCTGGGGCGTCTGCGCGCACCGCACCCGCTGCCCGTCCGACTTGCACCCGTAGCCGCACGACACGTGGCCATCCAGGGAGCGGCAGGTGGGCGCGGACGGGTCCTGCGACGGAGGGGCCGACCCCAGCGTGAGCGCCAGCACGGTGACGAGGGAAGCGAGCACGGGGACCTCGAGGGGGGCAGAAGCGACGTCTGCCGCCATTGACACCCAAGGCGCCCGGTTGCGCAAGCGGGCGACCGCGACGGAGCGCGCGCAGCGTGGTACCCAGGCGCCGCCCGCGCGGAGGTGGGCCCCCGTGGACGTGGACGTCAGCACGCTGCACCTCATCCTGCTCTGCCTCGCGGCGCTGACCGCGGGCATCGTGGACGCCATCGCCGGAGGCGGCGGGCTCATCACCCTGCCCGCGCTGCTGACGGCCGGCCTGCCACCGCACGTCGCGCTGGGCACCAACAAGGGCCAGTCCGTCTTCGGCACGCTCGCCGCGCTGGTGCGCTTCTCCCGCGCGGGGCTGGTGGACGGGAAGCTGGCGCGGGTGACGTTCCCCTTCGGGCTGGTCGGGGCGCTCGCGGGCGCCGCGCTGGTGCTGCTGGTGAAGCCGGAGGTGCTCAAGCCGCTGGTGCTCGTGCTGCTCATCGGCGTGGCGGTGTTCCTCACCTTCCGCAAGTCCCCGCGCCCCAGCGACGCGCCGGAGCCCGGGCCGCGCCCCCGGGCCCAGGCCATCGGCGCGCTCATCGCGCTGGGGCTCGGCACCTATGACGGCTTCTTCGGCCCGGGCACGGGCACCTTCCTCATCGTCGCCTTCTCCACGCTGCTGGGCCACGGCCTGGCGCGCGCGTCCGCGGACGCCAAGGTGGTGAACTTCGCCTCCAACCTGGCCTCGGTGGCGCTGTTCGCCCTCAAGGGCGTGGTGCTGTGGAAGGTGGCGCTGCCCATGGCCGGCGCCCAGTTCGCCGGCGCGTACATCGGCGCGCACCTGGCGGTGAAGGGCGGCGACACGCTGGTGCGCAAGGTGGTGCTCGGCGTGGTGGTGGCGCTGGTGCTGAAGCTGGGCCACGACGTGGTGACGGGCTGACGCCCCCCGTCAGCCGATGTGCACCAGCAGCGCGTCCCCGCGCTTCGCCACCGTGGCCATGAACTTCTGCAGCTCCTCGAAGTAGGAGACCAGCTCCTCCAGGAGGTCCACGTCCTCCTCGGGCTCCTCCCAGGTGCCGGGGTAGATGTCCTGCGCCTGCATCTTCGCCGGGTCATACCGGCGGCGCAGCGTGGCCTCGGACACCTGCTGGAGCGCCGCGGAGAGGGCCTTCACCTGCGCGGGCGTGAAGACGCGCGCGGTGCCCTCGTCGGAGGGGATGTCGCCCACGTCCTCGCCCCCGCGCACCAGGAAGTCCAGCGGCGCGGCGCCCTCCCAGGGCGTGCCCGTCAGCAGATACTGGAGCCCGTGCCACGCCTCGCCGATGTCCAGCTCCACGAAGGCCGTGCCCTTCGCGTCTCCGAAGTCCTCCTCGTCGTCGAGGAAGTCCTCCAGGCGCTCGGGCGCGCGGAGCAGGGCGGCGCGCTGCGCCTCCGTGGCGCTGCGCAGGGTGCAGAGCATCTCCATTCGGTGTGACCTCGGGAGCCCGGGATGGGCCAATGGCGGCGGCGACCCTACCAGCCCTGCGCGAGGCCACGGAACCTTTGCGGTGCCGGCGCCGTCCGGAGGCGCACGAATGCGGCCTACCGGAGCGGGCGGGCCACGGCGCTGGCGGGAGCCGACTCGGCCTCGGCCGCGACGTCCAGCTCTCCGCCCAGGGGCAGCTCGACGGTGAAGGTGGCGCCCAGGCCCGGCGTGCTGGCCGCGGCGACGGTGCCTCCGCTCGCCTCGACAATCCTCCGGACGATGTAGAGCCCCATCCCCAGGCCGCTGAAGTGCCGGCTCGACACGGCCCGCTCGAAGCGGTTGAAGATGCGCTCGAGCGACTCGGCGGGAATGCCAATCCCCTCATCCCTCACCGTCAGCCGCGCGTGCGTGCCCCGCTGCTCCAGCCGCACGGAGATGGGCTTGCCCGCGCCATACTTCAGGGCGTTGGACAGCAGGTTGTCGAGCACCTGCTCGAACCGGCGCGGGTCCACCCGGCCCGGCATCGCCCCGGGCACGTCCAGCGCGAGCGGGCACCTGACGCGCGCCGCCTCCGGCTCGAAGCGCGTCACCGCCTCGCGGACCAGCGAGGAGAAGTCCACCCGCGCGGGGCTCAGCTCCATCCGGCCCGCGGAGATGCGCGACACGTCGAGCAGGTCATCCACCAGCTCCACGAGCTTCTTCACCTGCCGCTGGGCGACGTCCAAGTGGGCCAGGCCCCGCTCCGGGGCGGGCTGCGCCGTCAGCTCGCGCCGGAGCGCCTGCAGCTTGAGTCCGAGCGGGGTGAGCGGCGTGCGCAGCTCGTGGCTGGCCACCGCGAGGAACTCGTCCCGGGCCGCCAGCGCCTCCTCGGCGAGGGCCAGGCTCAGCCGCAGCCGGGCGGAGTCCACCCACAGCATCCGCAGCGTCAGCCCCACGCAGGCCACCACCGCGAGGAAGAGCACCCCGCGCTGGAGCAGCAGGGGCGGTTGCTCGACGAGCGGCGGCAAGAGGCCGCCCACCACCAGCACCCAGACATCCACCACGAAGGCGGCGACCATGTAGCGGGCCAGGGCGGGCCGCTCCAGGTAGGGCAGCACCAGCGCCACCCCGGCGATGGGAATCATCATCAGCGCCGCGTAGAGGAAGCCCAGGAACGGCGCCCCGAGGGCAATCATCACCAGCAGCGCATGGCCGCTCACGGACGAGGCCCGCGCGGACTGTCCATTTCCGGCCAGCCGCCGGGCCCAGGCGAGCGCCACCGCGTACACCAGCACGGCCACCGCCCCACCCGCGAAGGCCACGCTGCGGAGCACCACGGCCAGCGCGGTGTAGACGAGCAGGAAGCCCACCGCGACGGGCAGCATCCAGGTGAGGAACTGCCGCAGCCGCAGCTGCTTCAACGCTTGTTCGGAGGACTCATGCATCCCAGATGACCCGGCAACGGACTGGCGGGCCGACCGAACCACGAGTCACGGCCCCATGTCATGTGGGGACCTGGGCGAACGGTTGAGTGGTGACCACGGCCCTCCAGCGAGCGTGCGCGGGAGGGCCTGGCAGGAGGCTTGCTACTCCACCACCACCAGCTTCGCGTTGTTCTCCACGGCGGTGCCTTCCCTGGCGAACAGCTCGGTCACCTTGCCGGCCTTGGGGCTCTTGAGCTCGTTCTCCATCTTCATGGCTTCCACCACGACGAGCCCCTGGCCCTCCTTCACCTCGTCGCCCACCTTCACCAGGACCTTGACCACCTTGCCCGGCATGGGGGCGGTGACGAGCTGCTTGCCCTCCACGGAGAAGGCGGCGTTGCCCGCGCGCAGCCGCAGCCGGCGCTCGTCCGCCACGTCGATGCGGTTCACCTGCCCGCGCAGCATCACGCCCACCTCGTCGCCGTTCTCCTCGAACTCGACGCTGTAGGACTGGCCGTCCACGAGCATGGTCATCGTGCCGTGCTCCAGCATGATGGCGTCCACCTGGTGCGTCACGCCGTTGACCGTCAGCTTGTAGCGGTCATTGCCCAGCGGCTCCAGGTCCACCGGCACCGCTTCCTTCTGGCCCTGCTGCTTCGTGAAGTAACGCATGGAAGTCTTTCCGAGCTCGAAGGGAAGGGGTTAGCGGCGGCGCGTGCTCAGCGCCAGCTTCCACGGGGACGGACGGCCATTGCCGCCGCCCTGGCCAGCGCCCTGGGGCAGCGTCTTCGCGCGCTTCTGGTCGCGCTGGTACGCGTGCACCACGCTGGCCAGCAGCGCCATCTCGCTCAGCTTCGGGTCCTCCGCGCCCAGCAGCGTCTCGTGCTCGCGCGTGAGGAAGCTGGTGTCGTAGTCGCCCCCGATGAACTCGGGGTGCGCGAGAATCGCCTTCAGGTAGCGGATGTTGGTGGTGATGCCCTTCACCACGTACTCGGACAGCGCCCGCTGCGTCCGCGCAATCGCCTCGCGCCGCGTGGGGGCCCACACGGACAGCTTGGAGATCATCGGGTCGTAGAAGTTGGGCACCGTGTAGCCGGGGAACACGCCCGAGTCGTCACGGACGTTGGGCCCGCCCGGCACGCGCAGGTACGTAATCTTCCCGGGGCTGGGCATGAAGTTGCGCGACGGGTCCTCCGCGTAGACGCGCACTTCGATGGAGTGGCCGCGCGGCTCGGGGGCCTGGGTGAGGGCGAGCTTCTCTCCCTCGGCGGCCTTTATCTGCATGGCGACGAGGTCCAGCCCCGTCACCCACTCCGTCACCGGGTGCTCCACCTGGAGGCGGGTGTTCATCTCCAGGAAGTAGAAGTTGCGGTGCACGTCCACCAGGAACTCCACCGTCCCGGCGCCCACGTAGTTGACGGCCTTGGCCGCCTTGACGGCGACCTCGCCCATCTTCGCCCGCAGCTCCGGCGTGAGGATGGGGCTGGGCGTCTCCTCCACCACCTTCTGGTGGCGGCGCTGCGCCGAGCACTCGCGCTCGTTCAGGTGGATGGTGTTGCCGTACTGGTCGGCGAACACCTGAATCTCCACGTGGTGGGGCTTCTCCAGGTACTTCTCGATGTAGACGGCGTCGTTGCCGAAGGCGTTCATCGCCTCGCTCTTGGCGGCGCGCCACGAGGAGTCGAACTCGTCGACATGGCCCACGCGGCGCATGCCCTTGCCGCCGCCACCGCCGGCGGCCTTGAGCATGACGGGGAAGCCAATCTTCACGGCGTAGGCGCGCGCCTCGTCCTGGGAGGCGAAGGGCTCGGTGCTGCCGGGGACGACGGGCACGCCGGCCTTGGTCATGTTCGCGCGGGCGCGGGTCTTCTCGCCCATGGCGTCCATGGCGGAGGCGGGCGGGCCGATGAAGGTGATGCCGGCGGCCTCGCAGGCGCGGACGAAGGAGGCATTCTCCGAGAGGAAGCCGTAGCCGGGGTGGATGGCATCCGCGCCGGCCTGCTTCGCGGCGTCGATGATGCGCTGCTGCACCAGGTAGCTCTCACGCGAGGGCGGGGGCCCCACGAAGTACGCCTGGTCGGCCGTGCGCACGTGCAGGGCGGAGCGGTCAGCCTCCGAGTACACCGCCACCGTGGCGATGCCGAGTTCCTTGCAGGTGCGCATCACCCGGATGGCGATCTCGCCGCGGTTGGCGACGAGCACTTTGCGGATCTTGGGCATGGGCGCCCCTCTAGCACGAGGCGCCCCGGATTTCGCGCCCCTACTTCCGGTTGCTCCGGTACTGCTCCATGTAGAGCTTGGCCTGCGCCAGCTTGGCCTCCACGAACCGGTCATCCTCGTCCGGCTCGGGCGGGACGGGCGGCTTGGCGGCGCCCGGCTCGTTGCCGAAGTCCACCGCCGCGGCCAGCAGGTTGCGCGCCGCGTTGCCGCCGCCAAACAGCTTGGCCAGCATGCCCGTCTCCACGTCCAGCCAGCGCGCGGCCTGGCGGATGACGTCCAGCACCTCGCCCTCCACGGCCTTGGAAGGACGGCCCGGGCCACTCACACACGTGCGCGCATAGCTGTGCTCCCGGTCCACGAAGACGCCCAGGGCGCGGTCGCGGAAGTCTTGCGCGAGCGCCTGCGTCATGGCGTCCAGCTGCTCCTCCAGGAAGGGCTGCTCGGACTTGCGGGCCTTGCGCCCCGGGGCGGGGGGCAGCTCCAGCTCGGCGGCGTGCCAGCCCGCCTCGGCGAGACCCTCCGGTGGCGCCTCGACCCACTTGATTTCTGGCGTGGGGAGCTCCACCGCCTCACAGACGCGCTTCAACGTCTGGCGCAGTGCGGTGAGGTTACCTTCAACGTCGGAGAGAAAGAGGATGAGTCGGCGGTGGGACAAATGGGGTTCCTTTCCTGGCAACCTGAAAGCCCGTGCGCCACCCTCAAATTTCCAGGATGGCGCGTGCCTGCCTGCCCTGCTGCCAGGGCAGCTCGCTCGCTCCCCATAGGGAAGAGGGCTACAGGGGGATGTTGCCGTGCTTGCGCGGCAGGTTCTCCTGGCGCTTGTCCTTCAGCATCTCCAGCGCGCGGATGATGCGCGAGCGCGTGTCCTCGGGGCGGATGACCTCGTCGATGTAGCCGAGCTCGGCCGCCTTGAAGGGGTTGGCGAACTTCTCCCGGTACTCGGCCGTCAGCTTCGCGCGCTCGGCCGCGGCGTCCGGGGCCTTCTGCAGCTCGTTGCGGAAGATGATGTTCACCGCGCCCTCGGGGCCCATGACGGCGATTTCGGCGGTGGGCCAGGCGTAGTTGATGTCCGCGCGGATGTGCTTGGACGCCATGACGTCGTAGGCGCCGCCGTAGGCCTTGCGGGTGATGAGGGTGATTTTGGGGACGGTGGCCTCGGCGTAGGCGTACAGCAGCTTGGCGCCGTGGGTGATGATGCCGCCCCACTCCTGCGAGGTGCCGGGCAGGAAGCCGGGCACGTCCACGAAGGTGATGAGCGGGATGTTGAAGCAGTCGCAGAAGCGCACGAAGCGCGCGGCCTTCACGCTCGCGTCGATGTCCAGCACACCAGCCAGCACCGCGGGCTGGTTGGCGACGATGCCCACGCTGCGCCCGTTCATGCGCGCGAAGCCGACGACGATGTTCTTCGCGAACTGGTCCTGCACCTCGAAGAAGTGCTTGTTGTCGACGACGGCCTTGATGACTTCCTTGATGTCGTAGGGCTTGTTGGGGTTGCTCGGGACGATGTCCTTGAGCAGCGCCTCGGCCCGGAACGGGTCGTCGTCATTCGGCTGGACGGGCGGGTCCTCCTGGTTGTTGGAGGGCAGGAAGGACAAGAGCTCGCGCGTCATCAGGATCGCGGCCTGCTCGTTCTCCGCCGCGAAGTGCGCCACGCCGGACTTCTGGTTGTGGGTGAGCGCGCCGCCCAGCGCCTCCTTCGTCACCTCCTCGTGCGTCACCGTCTTGATGACGTCCGGGCCGGTGATGAACATGTAGGAGGTGTCCTTCACCATCATGATGAAGTCCGTAATCGCCGGCGAGTACACCGCGCCGCCCGCGCACGGGCCCATGATGAGCGAAATCTGGGGGACGACGCCGGACGCCAGCGTGTTGCGCAGGAAGATGTCCGCGTAGCCGGCGAGGCTCTCCACGCCCTCCTGGATGCGCGCGCCGCCCGAGTCGTTCAGCCCGATGACGGGCGCGCCCACGCGGGTGGCCATGTCCATGATCTTGCAGATCTTCTGGGCATAGGCGCCGGACAGCGAGCCGCCGAAGACGGTGAAGTCCTGGGCGAAGACGAAGACCTGGCGGCCCTCCACCGTGCCGTAGCCGGTGACGACGCCGTCGCCCAATATCTTCTTGTCGCCCATGCCGAAGTCGTGCGAGCGGTGGGTGACGAACTTGTCCAGCTCGCAGAAGGAGCCCGGGTCGAGCAGCAGGTCGATGCGCTCGCGGGCGGTGAGCTTGCCGGCCTCGTGCTGCTTGGCGATGCGGTCCGCGCCGCCGCCCAGCTCGGCCTGCTTCTCCATCTGCTGGAGTCGTGTGCGCAGGGGGTTCTCGGAGGTCTCGTCCATGGGCGCCCCTCTAGCACGATTGGGCGGGGTGCGCGCCTCCCGGAAGCACCGCCTCCACGGCGGCCAGGTCCAGGCCGTAGTGTTGACGCACCTCGGCCAGGGGGCGCTCCCACATCTGTCGC
Encoded proteins:
- a CDS encoding TSUP family transporter — its product is MDVDVSTLHLILLCLAALTAGIVDAIAGGGGLITLPALLTAGLPPHVALGTNKGQSVFGTLAALVRFSRAGLVDGKLARVTFPFGLVGALAGAALVLLVKPEVLKPLVLVLLIGVAVFLTFRKSPRPSDAPEPGPRPRAQAIGALIALGLGTYDGFFGPGTGTFLIVAFSTLLGHGLARASADAKVVNFASNLASVALFALKGVVLWKVALPMAGAQFAGAYIGAHLAVKGGDTLVRKVVLGVVVALVLKLGHDVVTG
- a CDS encoding YfbM family protein, with the translated sequence MEMLCTLRSATEAQRAALLRAPERLEDFLDDEEDFGDAKGTAFVELDIGEAWHGLQYLLTGTPWEGAAPLDFLVRGGEDVGDIPSDEGTARVFTPAQVKALSAALQQVSEATLRRRYDPAKMQAQDIYPGTWEEPEEDVDLLEELVSYFEELQKFMATVAKRGDALLVHIG
- a CDS encoding sensor histidine kinase, producing the protein MKQLRLRQFLTWMLPVAVGFLLVYTALAVVLRSVAFAGGAVAVLVYAVALAWARRLAGNGQSARASSVSGHALLVMIALGAPFLGFLYAALMMIPIAGVALVLPYLERPALARYMVAAFVVDVWVLVVGGLLPPLVEQPPLLLQRGVLFLAVVACVGLTLRMLWVDSARLRLSLALAEEALAARDEFLAVASHELRTPLTPLGLKLQALRRELTAQPAPERGLAHLDVAQRQVKKLVELVDDLLDVSRISAGRMELSPARVDFSSLVREAVTRFEPEAARVRCPLALDVPGAMPGRVDPRRFEQVLDNLLSNALKYGAGKPISVRLEQRGTHARLTVRDEGIGIPAESLERIFNRFERAVSSRHFSGLGMGLYIVRRIVEASGGTVAAASTPGLGATFTVELPLGGELDVAAEAESAPASAVARPLR
- a CDS encoding biotin/lipoyl-containing protein gives rise to the protein MRYFTKQQGQKEAVPVDLEPLGNDRYKLTVNGVTHQVDAIMLEHGTMTMLVDGQSYSVEFEENGDEVGVMLRGQVNRIDVADERRLRLRAGNAAFSVEGKQLVTAPMPGKVVKVLVKVGDEVKEGQGLVVVEAMKMENELKSPKAGKVTELFAREGTAVENNAKLVVVE
- the accC gene encoding acetyl-CoA carboxylase biotin carboxylase subunit, translating into MPKIRKVLVANRGEIAIRVMRTCKELGIATVAVYSEADRSALHVRTADQAYFVGPPPSRESYLVQQRIIDAAKQAGADAIHPGYGFLSENASFVRACEAAGITFIGPPASAMDAMGEKTRARANMTKAGVPVVPGSTEPFASQDEARAYAVKIGFPVMLKAAGGGGGKGMRRVGHVDEFDSSWRAAKSEAMNAFGNDAVYIEKYLEKPHHVEIQVFADQYGNTIHLNERECSAQRRHQKVVEETPSPILTPELRAKMGEVAVKAAKAVNYVGAGTVEFLVDVHRNFYFLEMNTRLQVEHPVTEWVTGLDLVAMQIKAAEGEKLALTQAPEPRGHSIEVRVYAEDPSRNFMPSPGKITYLRVPGGPNVRDDSGVFPGYTVPNFYDPMISKLSVWAPTRREAIARTQRALSEYVVKGITTNIRYLKAILAHPEFIGGDYDTSFLTREHETLLGAEDPKLSEMALLASVVHAYQRDQKRAKTLPQGAGQGGGNGRPSPWKLALSTRRR
- a CDS encoding acyl-CoA carboxylase subunit beta; its protein translation is MDETSENPLRTRLQQMEKQAELGGGADRIAKQHEAGKLTARERIDLLLDPGSFCELDKFVTHRSHDFGMGDKKILGDGVVTGYGTVEGRQVFVFAQDFTVFGGSLSGAYAQKICKIMDMATRVGAPVIGLNDSGGARIQEGVESLAGYADIFLRNTLASGVVPQISLIMGPCAGGAVYSPAITDFIMMVKDTSYMFITGPDVIKTVTHEEVTKEALGGALTHNQKSGVAHFAAENEQAAILMTRELLSFLPSNNQEDPPVQPNDDDPFRAEALLKDIVPSNPNKPYDIKEVIKAVVDNKHFFEVQDQFAKNIVVGFARMNGRSVGIVANQPAVLAGVLDIDASVKAARFVRFCDCFNIPLITFVDVPGFLPGTSQEWGGIITHGAKLLYAYAEATVPKITLITRKAYGGAYDVMASKHIRADINYAWPTAEIAVMGPEGAVNIIFRNELQKAPDAAAERAKLTAEYREKFANPFKAAELGYIDEVIRPEDTRSRIIRALEMLKDKRQENLPRKHGNIPL